Proteins co-encoded in one Hypanus sabinus isolate sHypSab1 chromosome 6, sHypSab1.hap1, whole genome shotgun sequence genomic window:
- the LOC132395284 gene encoding mucin-2-like isoform X3, which produces MESRWCIKPPTSPPPTTTVTTATTTTTPVTDAPSFCSGKPDGYYADPEDVTRFYLCSNGEMNHFKCPVGLVFSTRVVACIFLISTPQPPQTTPKTTTRRPPITTRKPTTTTAWIPTTRRIPSTTQKIPTTRKTTTTEIPTTTTTTKVPTTTTTTEIPTTTTTTTTEVPTTTTTTEIPTSTTTTKVPTTTTTTEIPTTTTTTKVPTTTTTTEIPTTTTTTTTEVPTTTTTTEIPTTTTTTTTEVPTTTTTTTEIPTTTTTTTTTTTTEVPTTTTMEVPTTPETTPTTEVATTRKTTTTKIPTTTTTTTTTTEVPTTTTTTTTEVATTRKTTTTIKIPTTTTTTMTTTEVLTTTTKVPATRKTTTTEIPITTTTTTTEIPTTTTTTTTTEIPSTTTATTEIPTTTTTEIPTTTTTTTTEFPTTTTTTEIPTTTTTTEIPTTTTTTTEIPTTTTTTEIPTTTTTTTEIPTTTTTTEIPTTTTTTTEIPTTTTTTTTEIPTTTTTTTTEIPTTTTTTTTEIPTTTTTTTAEIPTTTTTTTEIPTTTTTTTEIPTTTTTTTTEIPTTTTTTTTEIPTTTTTTTAEIPTTTTTTTEIPTTTTTTTEIPTTTTTTEIPTTTTTTEIPTTTTTTTEIPTTTTTTEIPTTTTTTEIPTTTTTTTTEIPTTTTTMTEIPTTTTTTMTEIPTTTTTTMTEIPTTTTTTTEIPTTTTTTKTEIPTTTTTTTTEIPTTTTTTEIPTTTTTTTTEIPTTTTTTEIPTTTTTTEIPTTTTTTEIPTTTTTTEIPTTTTTTEIPTTTTTTEIPTTTTTTTTTEIPTTTTTTEIPTTTTTTEIPTTTTTTTTTEIPTTTTTTEVATTRKTTTTTKIPTTTTTTTEVPTTTTTTTEVPITTTTTTEVPTTTTTTEVPTTLETTTTEVPTTAEPVLTVKTTTSTKEDTSTSAGPPDVDPNFCLDKGTGIFPDSLDIFSFYQCFQGKTFHLQCPKTLVFDPRKRICDWPVIPDKDTFNATFCRDRPDGNYRNPLNANVFYQCASGITFQQKCQTGLVFDEETNACVWPYSTPTATLPQISTLMPGTPTRRPNICCGKEDGLYADPKDKSAFYQCAAEVTFYMMCQPDLVFNPNLNVCEYPSRG; this is translated from the exons ATGCTCCGTCCTTTTGTAGTGGGAAACCAGACGGATACTATGCAGACCCAGAGGATGTCACCAGGTTCTACCTCTGTTCCAATGGAGAGATGAATCACTTCAAATGTCCTGTGGGTTTGGTCTTCAGCACCAGGGTTGTTGCATGTATCTTTCTGATCTCCACACCCCAGCCACCACAAACAACCCCAAAGACAACAACAAGAAGGCCACCAATAACCACAAGGAAACCTACAACGACAACAGCGTGGATTCCCACCACAAGAAGAATTCCTTCAACAACACAGAAGATTCCTACAACAAGAAAAACTACAACAACAGAaattcccaccaccaccaccacaacaAAAGTTCCCACAACGACAACAACAACAGAAATTCCCACCACCACAACCACAACAACAACAGAAGTTCCCACAACGACAACAACAACAGAAAttcccaccagcaccaccacaacAAAAGTTCCCACAACGACAACAACAACAGAAATTCCCACCACCACAACCACAACAAAAGTTCCCACAACGACAACAACAACAGAAATTCCCACCACCACAACCACAACAACAACAGAAGTTCCCACAACGACAACAACAACAGAaattcccaccaccaccaccacaacaACAACAGAAGTtcccacaacaacaacaacaacaacagaaattcccaccaccaccaccaccaccaccacaacaACAACAACGGAAGttccaacaacaacaacaatggaAGTTCCTACAACTCCAGAAACTACACCAACAACAGAAGTTGCTACAACAAGGAAAACTACAACAACAAAAATTCCAACCACCACAACAACAACAACGACAACAACAGAAGTtcccacaacaacaacaacaacaacaacagaagTTGCTACAACAAGGAAAACTACAACAACAATAAAAATTCCAACCACCACAACAACAACAATGACAACAACAGAAGTTCTCACAACAACAACAAAAGTTCCTGCTACAAGAAAAACTACAACAACAGAAATTCCCATTACCACCACCACAACAACAACAGAAATTCCCACTACCACGACCACCACAACAACAACAGAAATTCCCAGCACCACCACCGCAACAACAGAAATTCCCACTACCACAACAACAGAAATTCCCACTACcaccacaacaacaacaacagaatTTCCCACTACCACAACAACAACAGAaattcccaccaccaccacaacAACAGAAATTCCCACTACCACCACAACAACAACAGAAATTCCCACCACCACAACAACAACAGAAATTCCCACTACCACCACAACAACAACAGAaattcccaccaccaccacaacAACAGAaattcccaccaccaccacaacAACAACAGAAATTCCCActaccacaacaacaacaacaacagaaatTCCCACTACCACGACCACAACAACAACAGAAATTCCCACTACCACGACCACCACAACAACAGAAATTCCCACTACCACCACAACAACAACAGCAGAAATTCCCACTACCACCACAACAACAACAGAAATTCCCACTACCACCACAACAACAACAGAAATTCCCActaccacaacaacaacaacaacagaaatTCCCACTACCACGACCACAACAACAACAGAAATTCCCACTACCACCACAACAACAACAGCAGAAATTCCCACTACCACCACAACAACAACAGAAATTCCCACTACCACCACAACAACAACAGAAATTCCCACCACCACAACAACAACAGAAATTCCCACTACCACCACCACAACAGAAATTCCCACTACCACCACAACAACAACAGAAATTCCCACTACCACCACCACAACAGAAATTCCCACTACCACCACCACAACAGAAATTCCCACTACcaccacaacaacaacaacagaaatTCCCACTACCACCACAACAATGACAGAAATTCCCACTACCACCACCACAACAATGACAGAaattcccaccaccaccaccacaacaATGACAGAAATTCCCACCACCACGACCACAACAACAGAAATTCCCACTACCACGACCACCACAAAAACAGAAATTCCCACTACCACCACCACAACAACAACAGAAATTCCCACTACCACCACAACAACAGAaattcccaccaccaccacaacaacaacaacagaaattcccaccaccaccacaacAACAGAaattcccaccaccaccacaacAACAGAAATtcccacaacaacaacaacaacagaaattcccaccaccaccacaacAACAGAaattcccaccaccaccacaacAACAGAaattcccaccaccaccacaacAACAGAaattcccaccaccaccacaacaacaacaacaacagaaattcccaccaccaccacaacAACAGAaattcccaccaccaccacaacAACAGAaattcccaccaccaccacaacaacaacaacaacagaaattcccaccaccaccacaacAACAGAAGTTGCTACAACAAGGAAAactacaacaacaacaaaaattcCAACcaccacaacaacaacaacagaagTTCCCACAACGACAACAACAACAACGGAAGTtccaataacaacaacaacaacaacggAAGTTcctacaacaacaacaacaacggAAGTTCCTACAACTCTGGAAACAACAACAACAGAAGTTCCCACAACAGCAGAGCCTGTGTTGACAGTGAAGACCACCACCTCCACAAAGGAAGACACTTCAACCTCTGCAG GACCTCCTGATGTCGATCCCAACTTCTGCCTTGACAAAGGAACTGGCATTTTTCCGGATTCTCTGGACATATTTAGCTTTTATCAGTGTTTTCAGGGGAAAACATTTCATTTACAGTGTCCCAAGACATTGGTTTTCGATCCAAGAAAAAGAATATGTGATTGGCCAGTGATTCCTGACAAAG ATACATTTAATGCAACGTTCTGCAGGGATAGACCTGACGGGAACTATCGCAACCCATTGAATGCCAACGTATTCTACCAGTGTGCGTCAGGAATAACTTTCCAACAGAAATGCCAGACAGGTCTGGTTTTTGACGAAGAGACCAATGCTTGTGTCTGGCCGTATAGTACCCCGACAGCAACACTGCCACAGATATCGACGCTCATGCCAG